AATACCAAAGATAATCGTATAGATCAAGGCTGATTCAATAAAAACCGATTGGTTGCCTGTCTTGAAGGTTCTGTTGAAATTCTATTGGTTATGGTGCTAATTTGTTATTATTACATTGCTAATTCGAAGGAATACCGATAACTTACCAAAAATTGCTGAATCAACGCTATAACCACAGTGGAGGAAAAAAATGAACAAACTCGAATTAATTGACGCCCTGAAAAATCAGGAAAATTTGACGAAGTCTGAAGCCGCCAAGGTGGTTGAAATCTTCTTCGGCGAGATGGCCGATGCCCTTGCCAAGGATGAAAGGGTTGAGATCCGGGGGCTGTGCTCTTTTTATGTCAAGAAATACCAAGGATACACCGGCAGAAATCCCAAGACCGGCGAAACCACAATGGTCAAGCCTAAGAAGCTGCCTTTTTTCAAGGCGCCCGTGGTAATGGCAATCGAAAATTGACCCACCGTGGCAACCGAAATTTGACCCACCCCCTGGTTGATAACAGATTTTCTGATGTCTCATCGAGACGGGTCTGATTTCGGCCTTCCAGAATGCCCTGTAAGCTACGAACGCCGGCCGGCCCTTGGGTTACCCATTACCAGAACGGGCTCATTTGGAACCCTTTGACGTCCCATGAGGATCTTTACCCTTCTTTTTGGATAGCGTATCCTTGAGCCGATAGCTCTCCCAGGAGCAATTGATTATGTGGGCGTTATGAGTGACGCGGTCCAGAAGTGCCGCCGTCAGGGTCGCTTCGCCAAATATCTGGGTCCAGTCACCAAAGCCCAGGTTGCTGGTGATGATTACCGGCTTGCGCTCATGGCGCTCAGCCAGCACCTGGAACAGAAGCTCGGCTCCTTCTTTGGTAAAGGGCACATAGCCCAACTCGTCTACAATCAGTAGCCCATAGCCAAAAAAGCGATTGATCGTGCGTTTAAGGCTCCTTTCGCTACGGGCCTCGATCAGTTCATTGGCCAGTTCGCAACCGGTGGTAAAGCGTGTCCGGACCCCCTGGCCGCAGGCGGCCATGCCAAGGGCTGTAGCCAGATGGGTTTTTCCGGTTCCGCTTTTTCCTAAAAAGATGATGTTGCGCTTTCCCTTGAGATACTCACCGGATAAGAGCTCCTTGATGAGGCGAAGATCCAGCTCCGGCGCCGCTTCGAATTTAAATGTTTCGATCGGCTTTAAAAGTGGGAACTTGGCATCCCGGATGCGCCGCTTGCGGCCGTTTTCCATCCGGGTGGCATTCTCAAGATCGGTTAAATTCAATAAAAACTCGGCATAATCCTGGCTGTTTTCTTTG
The nucleotide sequence above comes from Desulfobacterales bacterium. Encoded proteins:
- the istB gene encoding IS21-like element helper ATPase IstB, coding for MSAAVMAQLKANLKLLRLAAIGAQLESQLRQAKENSQDYAEFLLNLTDLENATRMENGRKRRIRDAKFPLLKPIETFKFEAAPELDLRLIKELLSGEYLKGKRNIIFLGKSGTGKTHLATALGMAACGQGVRTRFTTGCELANELIEARSERSLKRTINRFFGYGLLIVDELGYVPFTKEGAELLFQVLAERHERKPVIITSNLGFGDWTQIFGEATLTAALLDRVTHNAHIINCSWESYRLKDTLSKKKGKDPHGTSKGSK
- a CDS encoding integration host factor subunit beta; amino-acid sequence: MNKLELIDALKNQENLTKSEAAKVVEIFFGEMADALAKDERVEIRGLCSFYVKKYQGYTGRNPKTGETTMVKPKKLPFFKAPVVMAIEN